One genomic segment of Mytilus galloprovincialis chromosome 5, xbMytGall1.hap1.1, whole genome shotgun sequence includes these proteins:
- the LOC143074638 gene encoding uncharacterized protein LOC143074638, with the protein MLAFLCLGFLAVSQALFIGDLKLPSDRPPLCLMCCGPSPCCNTCGLGNDLLSLLKPAVGTQVDGKEVVPAKRFLVDDLFHEQNPGTCLDCCGAHPCCHDCGLGDLFGNHHYTQMPYTTAEPHSPEKDESYGDKDPLSGLSGIHFPHIDPIIGHPDTDVAKSYWETLGKK; encoded by the exons ATGTTGGCTTTTCTGTGTCTCGGATTTTTGGCTGTTTCACAAG CTCTTTTTATTGGTGATCTAAAGTTACCATCAGATAGGCCACCACTATGTCTGATGTGTTGTGGACCATCACCTTGTTGTAATACATGTGGATTGGGCAACGATTTGTTATCTCTGCTGAAACCTGCAG TTGGTACACAAGTAGACGGGAAAGAAGTTGTTCCAGCCAAGAGATTCCTTGTAGATGATCTATTTCATGAACAGAACCCTGGAACATGTCTTGACTGTTGTGGAGCACATCCATGTTGTCACGATTGCGGCTTAGGAG ATCTTTTTGGCAACCATCATTATACACAAATGCCATATACGACAGCCGAACCTCACTCACCAGAGAAAGATGAAAGCTATGGAGACAAAGATCCATTATCAGGCCTTTCAGGAATCCATTTTCCTCATATTGACCCAATTATTGGCCATCCAGATACTGACGTGGCTAAGTCATACTGGGAAACCCTTGGAAAGAAGTAA